Part of the Xenopus tropicalis strain Nigerian chromosome 3, UCB_Xtro_10.0, whole genome shotgun sequence genome, actgaccccagcagccagaaaaatattgctctgtgaggctacagttgtattgttgctttttagtacttatttttctattcaagtcctctactatttatataccagtctctcattcaaaccactccctggttgctaaggtaatttggaccctagcaaccagagagctgctgaacaagaatttaaataactaaaatattacaaacaataaaaaattaagaccaattgcaaacttccTCTACATTATACCAGAAGTAaacaaaaggtgaacaacccctttaagtcctCATTAGCAGGAccctaatggggttatgtaagaGAAGGCACTGAGCAGTAACCCAAAACAACCAGTCAGCAGGCAtgtactgatcacctgtttaaatgcacaattattggttgctacggatcactgctcctgggcaaacagagctttttattacatatgggggataagaGTCCAACAACCATTGTGGATTTCTAAACTGTATATCACCAATTCATGATAGCACATTACTtgactttacttttactttagaTGTCacttaataaaatgaaaattaaacCCATTTTTAGTATTAAAGGGCAGCAACATCTCCAGGTTCCCAAGTGTTTGTTAGAAGAGATTCACAGAACATCATAAACAGCAGTGATTTTGCGGTTATATTATGGCCTCAGCCTTCCAGATCCCTATGGCACTGTGTTAGCATAAGTGTTCATCCTATGCTAAGGGAAGAAAGAGGGGCCAGATCAAATGATACAGAAGGACTAATTTAGCGAGTAGATGGCATAAAAGATCTGTACCTGGGAagtggtacagtatatatatatatatatatatatatggctacaaatTCATTAGGTTCTGGGGTATTTGACGCAAAACTTCTTATGAGTCTACTTTTCCATCTCATGCTGTTGAACAAGTTGTGTTATGTATCGGATTTCTAGATATACTGCACTAAACTGGGGGCATTATGTATATGTGGCCGGTAATGCTGCAAGCCAGGCATCCACATTCAGTCTGACTGTGTAGAACATGCCTACAGTCTCATTTCATATATGAAGCTCCTCAAACCTCCCAACCTGGTAGAGTTGTTAGAAACTAACATGGCAGGTAAAAATCCTTGCACATTACAGATTCATTGTCCAGGCAGGTCTGTTCACTGACTGCCATGTTATCTCTAGCAGGTTGGTTTTTTAATAGTTCAGGGATGTTGTAGATATTGTTAAACTAAAATGCAGTCCCCTGGCCTGACCAGGAGTACAACAAGCCTTCTGAGCTGTCAGAGGGATGCTGAGGCATGCAATTAAATGTCTGGAGAACCACAGGCTGCCAAACCCAAATTATATCCTGTGAAGTCCAAGACTTAAGCACAGGCATGGATCCTCACAGCAGGTTTGTGGTGTAGGTTTTTATATTGCTATTGTTCAGAAGTGCAGTTAGTTTAGATCACATAGAAACAAAAGGTTCGCCAACACTATTTTGAAGCCAATACTGTGTATTTCTTCTATAAGGGAACCAGTTTCCAGAATGAAAGCTCACAGGCTCTCCAAGGGGTCCCTTCTACCAAATAAAGATGTTCACATTACCTTTTTAATGCTTAGGATATTTCATTTTAATTGATATGAGAGAACATTGACAATCGTGATGCACAGCAGTGTTGTATGAGGTTGCAGGGGTCCTGCCATTTTGTCCTGTTTCCATGAGCTACAGGAAGCCACTATACATATATTGCCATTAGATCGTGGAAAAACGCAACACATTCCTTTTCTCTGGCATTACATCTTAGATACATTTGGATTGAACAGTTACAGCTCCAGGTGCCTGATAAAATTAAACATGTttagaacaaaaaactaaaataaaaataaaaatgcagcttATGCTTTGCCAATATACAACAaatttaacatataaaataaaaaaataataaataaatacagacttCATTTCAGTCAATTTAAATCAATTTCCTTTCAGGCAGAAGCAGCAATGTGCAGCCCTGGACTTATGGATGGTCCCGAGGCATTGTCTTGCATTACAGGACCTGGCAGTATAGAAGGGGCTGTTACAGCCAGTTCCATAATGTTGCATAGCATTCATAAACAATGAACAGGCTTATTTCTTTCACCTCCATTGTGGAAACCCTTTGTACCATCAGGACCTCTTGGAAGCCTTAGAACACCAGGCGGCAATCCATCTGCATTTTGTATTTTCCGTCCTAACATTGGGCTGCCAACTGGGCTTTTTTCTTGGGTGACAGTTTGAGCTTGTCTTCTTCTCTGAACCCAGGGACTACTGGATGGAGTGATACTGCTATCggaggaatattctgtgcattttCGAGAAATCTCTGGGCTCATACTATCTGCCAGCGGGGAATGTTTTACTCCTTTACGCTGTCCACAAGGGCTACTCCATGGGCTATTTCTAGGAGAAGCATTGGGGCTCAGATGGTTGTTTGGGTAAGCAGATGGGCTTAGCTTGTTGGTTGACTGGATTTTACGACCTACCATAGGTGAAGTGGGATTGCTGTCAGGTTCTGAAGAACTATACACTGTGGACTCATCCCCAATGTACTGTAGTTCCTCTACTCGCTTATTGAGAGACTTGTTTTTGCGCACATTCTTTGAGTCTTCCTCTTtgcttttgtctttctgtattttcttttttggagGCTTCATACCAATCAAAACTACCTTAAGGCCATCTTCTGTATCACTTTCTACATTAAATGTGTCGTGTGCCTTAATAGCAGCCTCCACCTCTTCAAATTCTACAATTGCACAGTCTTTGGTTCCAACCTGGGAATATCTACTACTAAATCTCTTTACATCTGATGGAAGATCTCTGCCTGGTTTTAGGATACGAATGGATGAAATAACACCAAAAGTCCCAAAGCTTTTCAAAAGGTGCTCCATGACCTTTTCTTGCATGCCCCCATTCTCCTGCTCCTTGCCTAAACAGTTCAGCTCTGGGATGAAGTGAAGATCATAAACCAGAAGCATCTTACTAGGAAGGTTCTCACTTGGAAAAACAGGAACTGGGGTCTTTCGTCTAATTTTTCTGTTGTCTTCATTTAGTTCAAGTAGGTTGGAATATCTCAAAGCATATGCAGTGGTTCTCCAGTCCCGAGTGAGGTGTTTAACCTtaacaaaaacacatttgctCACATTAATGTTTCTTCAGTATTTTGCATACAtcttaaagcaaataattcagtaaagggcttaaaggagaaggaaaggcaaagtcacttgggggtgccaaaatgttaggcacccccaagtgactttaatggcttaccttgtaccccgggctggtgcacctgttaggagaaaacagcacctgcCCGGGATACCTGTAGcggagcacttcctccttcctgcttagttttccggcaaatgccagtggtaggcacatgcacagtagagtgaaaagccaacttttctgttaaagttcagcttttcatgCATGCAcacgcgagcgatacaggaaggaggaagcaatgcagctaccccgggctggtgctgttctctccgaacaggggcaccagtccggggtacaaggtaggtgatttaaaggaacagtaacactaaaaaataaaaatgttttaaaataattgaactataatgtactgttgccctgcactggtaaaagttgcgtgtttgcttcagaaagactactatagttaatataaatagctgctgtgtagccatgggggcagccatttaaattgaaaaaaggagaaaaggcacaggttacataagaagatactagataaactgtgtagaatactatgggaatctgctacttatctgttatctgcttagtaacctgtgccttttctccttttttcaatttaaatggctgcccccatggctacacagcagggtatttatataaactgcagtagtgtttataaagaaaacacacaacttttaccagtgcagagcgatagtatataatatattaattattttgatacactttcattttttggtgttactgttcctttaagtcacttgggggtgcctaacattttggcacccccagtgactctgcctttccttctcctttaagaaataaagGGAAAAGCAACCTATGAAATGATTAAGAGATGTATTCTATATGTACGATACTTGCTAGCTTGCCAACTATGCCATATTTTCAGAACTATAATGTACTTGTTACCTCTGCTCTACACTACAATACTCAAAGTCCTCTGGTAAACATAGTATCCACCTTTAATTACCTACAACTGCTCTAAAGGGACCCTCTGTGTAATGGGTCAGAACAGATTCCTCTTTTCATGCTACCTAAAGACCTCTGGGGACAGTATATACATGGCCACCCTTAACTAAGGCACATATGGTCTGGCAGAATCCTCTTCCAATCTTCTCCCCtttaaatgaacagcaacaccaaaaaatgaaagttgataaaatatatgaaatataatttactgttgccctgcaatggtaaaactggtgtgtttgctacagaaacgctaatatagtttataaaaataagctgctctgtagccatgggggagccATTCAAgggaaaagggagaaaaggcacagaggttacatagcagataacctctgtagaatacaatggcgttttatcagttatctgctatgtgcctgtgccttttctcctttcagtagctgcccccatggctacacagcagcattctgtttaaaaactatagtagtctgagggaaacacaccagttgtattagtgcatggcagcagtacattatattggaattacttttatatactttaattttttggtgtcactgttcctttagtTTATGTGCCCCCTGAAAAGGTCTATAGTTTGGTTGCTACTGATAACAGTACGCTAGATTGAAAAACTGGTCAGTTATGGACCACATCAACCCATGTACA contains:
- the larp6 gene encoding la-related protein 6 isoform X2; its protein translation is MQCGAATSGGENDGDELDQDWKPPDAELIQKLITQIEYYLSDENLEKDAFLLKHVRRNKMGFVSVKLLTSFKKVKHLTRDWRTTAYALRYSNLLELNEDNRKIRRKTPVPVFPSENLPSKMLLVYDLHFIPELNCLGKEQENGGMQEKVMEHLLKSFGTFGVISSIRILKPGRDLPSDVKRFSSRYSQVGTKDCAIVEFEEVEAAIKAHDTFNVESDTEDGLKVVLIGMKPPKKKIQKDKSKEEDSKNVRKNKSLNKRVEELQYIGDESTVYSSSEPDSNPTSPMVGRKIQSTNKLSPSAYPNNHLSPNASPRNSPWSSPCGQRKGVKHSPLADSMSPEISRKCTEYSSDSSITPSSSPWVQRRRQAQTVTQEKSPVGSPMLGRKIQNADGLPPGVLRLPRGPDGTKGFHNGGERNKPVHCL
- the larp6 gene encoding la-related protein 6, with protein sequence MEPESQEASESVLGGQPAGSGWEIGAPVQIRVAIEAAEDDEAESLDYRGGMEGGSCSEDDYSRSDKYSGAATSGGENDGDELDQDWKPPDAELIQKLITQIEYYLSDENLEKDAFLLKHVRRNKMGFVSVKLLTSFKKVKHLTRDWRTTAYALRYSNLLELNEDNRKIRRKTPVPVFPSENLPSKMLLVYDLHFIPELNCLGKEQENGGMQEKVMEHLLKSFGTFGVISSIRILKPGRDLPSDVKRFSSRYSQVGTKDCAIVEFEEVEAAIKAHDTFNVESDTEDGLKVVLIGMKPPKKKIQKDKSKEEDSKNVRKNKSLNKRVEELQYIGDESTVYSSSEPDSNPTSPMVGRKIQSTNKLSPSAYPNNHLSPNASPRNSPWSSPCGQRKGVKHSPLADSMSPEISRKCTEYSSDSSITPSSSPWVQRRRQAQTVTQEKSPVGSPMLGRKIQNADGLPPGVLRLPRGPDGTKGFHNGGERNKPVHCL